The Nerophis lumbriciformis linkage group LG04, RoL_Nlum_v2.1, whole genome shotgun sequence genome contains the following window.
TCACGTGTAGTGTGAGCCTTCAGAGTGGTCCTGTTGGGGGTCACACTGGGGGTCCTCAGCCACTTTGACAGCATGCAAGGCATAGTTGATGGCAGTGCTGTTAGTCACACTCCAGGCTCCTGATGCTGGATTATACAGCATCCCTTGGACTGACTGCACTGAGAAACCATCTGATGGAAGACCATGTGAGATGTGGGTGGAAGTAGACTATGTACAGAGCACTACAAAGAGAATACTCTAAAGTTAAACACTACTGAATAGGAACATTTGGAGTTGGTTTCAACTATAAATCATTTGGGAGAAAATATGCACAAAGAGTTGGAGTTCAAAACATCATAATGCATGACTTCACataagacatacatacatacatacatacatatatatatatatatatacatacatatatatacacatatatatatacacatatatgtatatatatacatacatatatatatatatatatatatatatatatatatatatatatatatacatacacacacacatatatatacataaatgtatatatatatatccaaggaTCAAAGGATAATTTAACATTTTCAATATTGAAAGAATACACAAATGTACTTTTGAATTTAGAGTTCCCAAGGTCACTTAACTTATTAAGTTATTTAATGACCTGCGGAAACCTTGCAAAACATCTCTTTACACCAAATAAAGGTTTTAGAGTAGTGACAGGTTGACCCTGGAGCAGATTATTGCTATTATATTTGAAATTGGTTTCGAATCAGAGGTATAGAATAGAATGGGTTTGACCTTAAGGGTCTTATTGTATTTTGAGTACAATATATAATGATAAGCCATTAATAATATTACAAACAAGAGAATTGTAATTATTAACCATCTAATTTAGTGTCCGgtgtagagctgcagctatcgattattttagtaatctattagtttgttcaattaatcaaataatcagataaaacacactttatagcctcaatatgTATTTtcaggaaaatagttgaaataaacacattttctGCTCGCCATAttgttgacctttttttttttctaataaatgcacatcatcaacacttAAATTGCAATTTTAAcgtatgcattaaaaaaaagagatcGCCGCACCCACAAACCACCTGTGCAGAAACTCTCAGTGTATATGAAGAGTTTATCCATTTTTCTAACGATTAATTTAAGCAACATAATCTGTCAATCTAAGTTTTTTTGTAATCgattaatcattgcagccctaaTCGGGTTAAAGATACATGtatagaaatatattttggtgTGATTAAATACATTTCCATAATACAAAAAGCAACAAGATGAAGAGCATAACCAAGCATATTCCTTCCAAAAATTTGAATTTGATTGTATATTTGGACATAACCACTGCATAGCTTGTTTTAATTGTACGGATATGCACTTTCAGTTGTTAAAATGGTTATTGACTATACATTACATACTCCATTTTGTCAGTTAAACACATTTTAACagctgataataaaaaatattaaaatgtaacaAGCAGATGCAAAATAAAcagataaatactgtagttttttATTTGACACTGCTGGCAACTTACTGGACTCCAGATGGCGCTCCAGATCTACAGGGCTGATGAACTTTTCCCAGTCGTGTGTCCCGCTGGGAACGATGCTCAGCAGCTGCTCGGCTACAACGATTGCCAGCACGTAGGATAGGTTGGTTTTATTGATGGTGGTGATGAAGAGTGAGCCGCCTGGCTGCATTGGACAACATCAACACTTTTGTTGGAAGTGCTCCAGTATTTTCTCTATTCGCATCAGTCTTCATGCTGATGTGAAACAGTGTTGCAAGAAGGATGAGTACAATAGAATAAGGGTGAAATCTGGTGGCAATAGTAAGTAAGCTGTTTTCGTCATAACCTTACACTCAAGTGTTTCTTAAACCATTTTGGACAGCGAGGGCtaacaaaaaatatctgtttctcagctgtgggccgcagcggtactcggttgtaaatacacttttccaccacttgtggcagcaataaaaaaaaaaaacagaagaagtATGGCGCTGAAGTCATAGAGAGGGTTcctgaagcgcaaaaattatgactaaagtagtgaaaCTGAAtgatcattggcactttaattttattgacagtttatttaagaaacacatGTTATTAATTTTTATGAATTTAGTTCCAATTCATTGATTAATAAATTGCTTAATTGgatgtaaaattatttttcattgattagtatttattttgtcaatcaacctgacctaagcctttataaaaatatttgtgattaatacatgtttttatattattggacaaggtttatcctggtaaactgtaagtaagttagatataattattaaatacgaATAAAATCAAGGGTAATATTTACTAATTCAAAGTTAATATTTTTTGGCCCTTCTGTAGTGGAAATGTTGGGTCCCGAGGTCTAAAAGGTTAAGAGTCCCAGCTGTAAGTGACACACAAACCTACTATTTAATACTGAACAGAACTCATTTCAGTGCTGATTTACTGCTTTCACAAAATCTTTTCCTAGCTTCAGTGCAATGTAAAACTTTGCAAAATGTATGCTAGCCCCATGTGCCACATATGCACATAAAGACACTTGGATATAGAAAAGTATCTGACATGAGGCAGCAGCTGGAAGAAAAACACACACCTTCAGTACTTGGCGGCAGCAGAAAGCGAACGTTTCCAGGTCGGCCAGATGTTCCACCACCTCGGATGCTACGACGGCATCGAACGAACCGGCTTCCCGCGCCGTCTCGCCTCCAGCCCCATCTGCACAGAGCTCCTCCAGGGCACATGCTCTATAGCTTACCCGCTCGCTAAGATCAGGGTCATATGACGAATGCAGCTGTGCCGTGCCAATGCTGTCTTCCACTGGGTCTATACCCAACACACTGGCTCCCAGGCGACCCAGGGGCTGGCGAAATGTGACACAGGAGAGTGAGATAATATTGATATTATTAGAAGACAAAAGTTTGCATGTCTCagggaaaaacaaacattttgtacaTACACCCTGAATTGTTCTCCTGTCGCTGGGGTGTATCCCAACAAACCTGAAGTCTGATTTGATTTAGCCTAAGATGGATAAACTGCAGAACAGCTGATTTGAGTTATTTCAATCTATCCTGAGTGTGTTAACCCTAAGTTAGGACAACAATAAAAAGCCATGATTAATGGAGCACTGATTGTACGATCCACCATAGGCCATCTTTCTTTACCTCACTGGAATTGAAAGTATTAATGTGTGTTTATGtgagtatgatttttttttttttaagtaatactaTAAAATAATATTGGACTGAAGTGAAAGATAATTTCTGACAGTCAATGAGAATATTTGAATGCAGTAATCTAACATTAAGTCATGTTTTCTTATTAGCCCACAGGTTGATATATGTGAAAGATGTATTTTAGGTTCAATTCCACTAGTAAAAACGCACATTGACAAATACATTATTGATCCAGAGGGAAATTCAAAGGTAAAGGCAGCTGaaaataatatacagtatcttatttgttttaaatacgTATATTTGACAATTAAAGTCAATGCAA
Protein-coding sequences here:
- the coq3 gene encoding ubiquinone biosynthesis O-methyltransferase, mitochondrial, translating into MFPNKFGRIMLGLYSRRSASVCGVVQSTVGQSGFCWTSMCKHRSQWLQRRCAGEQTQRHCRSSTRLVHQSTVDPEELKRFQSLASKWWDEDGEFKALHAMNDLRVPFIRDNLLNVHKANHPGRPLAGLRLLDVGCGGGLLTEPLGRLGASVLGIDPVEDSIGTAQLHSSYDPDLSERVSYRACALEELCADGAGGETAREAGSFDAVVASEVVEHLADLETFAFCCRQVLKPGGSLFITTINKTNLSYVLAIVVAEQLLSIVPSGTHDWEKFISPVDLERHLESNGFSVQSVQGMLYNPASGAWSVTNSTAINYALHAVKVAEDPQCDPQQDHSEGSHYT